One Vibrio sp. CDRSL-10 TSBA genomic region harbors:
- a CDS encoding alanyl-tRNA editing protein: protein MSYTPTQITFTQAIFSLSSPVQKIQPQGDQLCVVTARTPFHPVSHIWPDHPADRGTLSTAQASYAVTDCQVGAIELASGELYVGQAIPVKRDEPGWVFVVVHLIEAPDSVVSVGEDVVLSVDEEYQHSLSRGHSAGHLAYLALNKVLATGYWRKDAERKDPHGHCDFNSYAQVTSFVDQDSCLDTYRLGKTLRKRGLNSENMLLDLAEIESKVNQQLATWLATEAVISMRCDGQNLTDSRYWQCDLQEGNPAVIPCGGTHAASLTEFSSLQVSLMQRDEQHVEMHTRVNLTSEQ from the coding sequence ATGTCTTACACCCCAACCCAGATTACTTTTACTCAGGCTATTTTCAGCTTGTCGAGCCCGGTACAGAAGATTCAGCCTCAGGGCGACCAGTTGTGTGTTGTGACCGCGCGGACTCCGTTTCACCCGGTCAGCCACATCTGGCCGGATCATCCTGCTGACCGTGGCACCCTGAGTACGGCTCAGGCGAGCTATGCGGTGACGGATTGCCAGGTGGGGGCGATTGAACTGGCGAGCGGCGAGCTGTATGTCGGTCAGGCCATCCCGGTTAAACGCGATGAGCCGGGCTGGGTGTTTGTGGTGGTGCACCTGATTGAGGCGCCTGACAGCGTAGTCAGCGTTGGTGAGGATGTGGTGCTGAGTGTGGATGAGGAGTACCAGCATAGTCTGAGCCGCGGCCACAGTGCCGGTCATCTTGCCTATCTGGCTCTGAATAAGGTGCTGGCCACGGGCTACTGGCGTAAAGATGCCGAGCGTAAAGATCCGCACGGCCATTGTGATTTCAACAGCTACGCTCAGGTGACCAGCTTTGTTGACCAGGACAGCTGCCTGGATACCTATCGTCTTGGCAAAACACTCCGTAAAAGAGGCTTAAACAGTGAGAATATGCTGCTGGATCTGGCAGAGATAGAGAGCAAGGTCAATCAGCAACTGGCAACCTGGCTGGCCACAGAGGCTGTGATCAGCATGCGCTGTGACGGGCAAAACCTGACGGATTCCCGTTACTGGCAGTGTGATTTACAAGAGGGTAATCCGGCCGTGATCCCTTGTGGCGGAACGCATGCCGCCAGTCTGACAGAGTTTTCCAGCCTGCAGGTCAGCCTGATGCAGCGCGATGAGCAGCATGTCGAAATGCACACGCGTGTAAATCTTACTTCGGAACAATGA
- a CDS encoding YfgM family protein, with protein MELYDTEEQQVEAIKDWWKENGKAVIFGAVIGLGGLFGWRFYQDSVSEAQEAASASYTAAMTTLAAKGAEGEADVQQFIDGNKESEYAVLAAMQLAKVQVEAKQLDEALAQLKWAQSTTQDAALKPVITYRVARVLAEQGDYPAALSELDSITENGWTGRVAELRGDIALRSGDKAGAYAAYSEAQQADDASQTLQMKLDDLAK; from the coding sequence GTGGAACTCTACGATACTGAAGAACAACAAGTTGAAGCGATCAAAGATTGGTGGAAAGAGAACGGCAAAGCCGTCATCTTTGGCGCAGTGATCGGCTTGGGTGGTCTGTTTGGCTGGCGTTTTTATCAGGATTCTGTCTCTGAAGCGCAGGAAGCCGCATCCGCAAGTTACACGGCCGCAATGACGACTCTGGCTGCGAAAGGCGCAGAGGGCGAAGCTGACGTACAGCAGTTTATTGATGGCAACAAAGAATCTGAATACGCTGTGCTGGCAGCGATGCAACTGGCTAAAGTGCAGGTTGAAGCGAAGCAGCTTGATGAAGCACTGGCGCAACTGAAATGGGCCCAGTCTACAACTCAGGATGCGGCGCTGAAACCGGTGATTACTTACCGTGTGGCTCGCGTGCTGGCTGAGCAGGGTGACTACCCAGCAGCGCTGAGTGAGCTGGACAGCATCACTGAAAACGGCTGGACCGGTCGTGTGGCTGAACTGCGCGGCGATATCGCCCTGCGCAGCGGTGACAAAGCCGGTGCTTATGCAGCTTACAGCGAAGCGCAGCAGGCGGATGACGCAAGTCAGACTCTGCAAATGAAACTGGATGACCTGGCCAAATAA
- the bamB gene encoding outer membrane protein assembly factor BamB: protein MKKMFNKVLLSAAVVGLLAGCAGEEENIIMAPVPVVKSAFTPESEWSSSVGDGVGHYFSKLAPDYAYDKVFVASRDGEVKALDPKNGKTLWEADLEQDDTPARLSGGISSAYGQIYIGSENGEVIALDEESGKLAWRVSVEGEVLAAPVADSNLVLVNTSRGALVALDPESGEQQWTISTEVPTLTLRGDSRPATASGGVFWGTSAGRLAAAIIERGQMIWQQPVGQPKGATEIDRLVDVDSSPLIIGATLYTIGFNGQLIAIDLRSGKPMWKRNYSSAIDLASDGSNLFLVTDKDHVVAVDARSGTELWSNDKLQNRQLTAPTLIDGYLVVGDSEGYLHWIDRSSGDFVAQQLVDDSGFAVAPLALDDGYLVMTRDGDIKKLKIN from the coding sequence ATGAAAAAAATGTTCAACAAAGTGCTCCTGTCTGCGGCTGTCGTAGGTTTACTGGCCGGCTGTGCTGGAGAAGAAGAAAACATCATCATGGCGCCTGTGCCGGTGGTGAAAAGTGCATTTACGCCTGAATCCGAGTGGAGCAGCTCCGTGGGTGACGGTGTCGGTCATTACTTCTCCAAACTGGCCCCGGATTACGCTTACGATAAAGTGTTTGTTGCCAGTCGTGACGGGGAAGTGAAAGCGCTCGATCCGAAAAACGGCAAAACCCTGTGGGAAGCGGATCTGGAGCAGGATGATACCCCGGCCCGATTGTCAGGTGGTATCAGCTCGGCGTACGGCCAAATCTACATCGGCAGTGAAAACGGTGAAGTGATCGCGCTTGATGAAGAGAGCGGTAAACTGGCCTGGCGTGTCAGTGTTGAGGGTGAAGTGCTGGCGGCTCCGGTTGCTGACAGCAACCTGGTGCTGGTGAATACCAGCCGCGGCGCTCTGGTGGCGCTCGATCCGGAAAGCGGTGAACAGCAATGGACCATCAGTACCGAAGTACCAACCCTGACCCTGCGTGGTGACAGTCGCCCGGCCACAGCTTCTGGTGGTGTGTTCTGGGGCACGTCTGCCGGCCGTCTGGCGGCCGCGATCATCGAACGCGGTCAGATGATTTGGCAGCAGCCTGTTGGTCAGCCTAAAGGGGCGACCGAGATTGATCGTCTGGTTGATGTGGATTCATCGCCGCTGATCATCGGTGCGACCCTGTATACGATTGGTTTCAACGGTCAGCTGATTGCGATTGACCTGCGTTCGGGTAAACCGATGTGGAAGCGCAATTACTCATCCGCGATTGATCTGGCGAGTGACGGTTCAAACCTGTTCCTGGTGACTGACAAAGATCACGTGGTGGCGGTTGATGCGCGCAGCGGTACTGAGCTGTGGAGCAACGATAAACTACAAAACCGTCAGCTGACGGCGCCGACTCTGATCGATGGTTACCTGGTGGTGGGTGACAGTGAAGGTTATCTGCACTGGATTGACCGCAGCAGCGGTGATTTTGTCGCGCAGCAACTGGTCGACGACAGCGGTTTCGCTGTGGCGCCACTTGCGCTCGATGACGGTTATCTGGTGATGACCCGCGACGGCGACATAAAGAAACTCAAGATCAATTAA
- the xseA gene encoding exodeoxyribonuclease VII large subunit, with product MICIILPLTSILTSEKLSEPSLTNQNIYTVSRLNAEVRLLLENEMGVVWLIGEISNFSAPVSGHWYLTLKDSRAQVKCAMFKGNNRMVRFKPQNGQQVLVKARLSLYQPRGDYQLIIESMQPEGDGRLQQEFEQLKMKLAGEGLFAHTLKQPLPEHPRCVGIITSKTGAALHDILNVLKRRDPSLPVIIYPTLVQGEEAAISIAQAIGRANARAECDVLIVGRGGGSLEDLWCFNHEIVARTIAASQIPIISAVGHEIDVTIADFVADVRAPTPSAAAELVSRDNSHKKQAFQGFDHRLASAMRHYFAGQKVRVSRLQYRLDKQHPMYRLQRQQQQLDELTMRLERATQRQLSRIRQHLNKQQHRLELQSPDKTLREQKYTLALRERALQDAMQRLVTRSQHRFARLADKLNTVSPLATLSRGYSITRTEQGDIVRQPQDVKTGDRLVTRLADGEIYSTVE from the coding sequence TTGATATGTATTATATTGCCGCTAACTTCCATACTCACGTCTGAGAAACTTAGCGAGCCTTCCTTGACTAATCAAAACATCTACACCGTTTCACGCCTCAATGCTGAAGTCCGTTTGTTACTGGAAAATGAAATGGGCGTGGTGTGGCTGATTGGTGAAATCTCCAACTTCTCCGCACCGGTTTCCGGTCACTGGTATCTGACCCTTAAAGACTCCCGCGCCCAGGTAAAATGTGCCATGTTCAAAGGCAACAACCGCATGGTGCGCTTTAAACCGCAAAACGGTCAGCAGGTATTAGTTAAGGCCCGTCTGTCGCTGTACCAACCGCGTGGCGACTACCAGCTGATTATTGAAAGCATGCAACCGGAAGGTGATGGTCGTCTGCAGCAGGAATTTGAACAGCTGAAGATGAAACTGGCTGGTGAAGGCCTGTTTGCGCATACACTTAAGCAACCTCTGCCGGAGCATCCGCGCTGTGTTGGTATTATTACCTCCAAAACCGGCGCAGCCCTGCACGATATTCTCAACGTACTCAAACGACGCGATCCCAGCCTGCCTGTTATCATCTACCCGACTCTGGTCCAGGGTGAAGAGGCGGCCATCAGTATCGCCCAAGCTATCGGCCGGGCCAATGCGCGCGCCGAATGTGATGTGCTGATCGTCGGTCGTGGCGGCGGTTCACTGGAAGATCTGTGGTGCTTCAACCATGAGATCGTCGCGCGGACCATCGCCGCCAGCCAGATCCCGATCATCAGTGCGGTCGGGCATGAAATTGATGTCACTATTGCTGACTTTGTCGCCGATGTGCGCGCTCCGACCCCGTCTGCTGCCGCTGAACTGGTCAGCCGCGACAACAGCCATAAGAAACAGGCTTTTCAGGGCTTTGATCATAGACTGGCCAGCGCGATGCGCCACTACTTTGCCGGCCAGAAAGTCCGGGTCAGCCGCCTGCAGTACCGCCTCGACAAGCAGCATCCGATGTATCGTCTGCAGCGTCAGCAGCAGCAACTCGATGAGCTCACGATGCGCCTTGAGCGCGCCACACAGCGCCAGCTCAGTCGTATCCGTCAGCACCTCAACAAACAGCAGCACCGTTTAGAGCTGCAATCACCGGATAAAACTCTGCGCGAGCAGAAATACACACTGGCTCTGCGCGAGAGAGCGCTGCAGGACGCGATGCAACGCCTGGTGACCCGTTCACAACACCGTTTTGCCCGTCTGGCAGACAAGCTCAATACCGTCAGCCCGCTGGCGACCCTGTCGCGTGGCTACTCCATCACCCGCACTGAACAGGGTGACATTGTACGGCAGCCGCAGGATGTGAAAACGGGCGACCGTCTGGTCACCCGTTTAGCCGATGGCGAGATCTATTCCACCGTTGAGTAA